In the Telopea speciosissima isolate NSW1024214 ecotype Mountain lineage chromosome 2, Tspe_v1, whole genome shotgun sequence genome, one interval contains:
- the LOC122651660 gene encoding methylesterase 17-like — translation MGEVANNNEGEAAAGGGGERESSPASPHFVMVHGIWHGGWCWYKIRCLLESSGYKVSCLDLKAAGIHPSEASSVLTFDDYNQPLIDFLSALPPHDQVILVGHSAGGLSVTDAIHKLGKKIHVAIYVGATMLRSGFSTDLDIQEGSPDLSDELGFGLGPDQLPTSCFVKKEFQRKLMYSLSPLEDSILASMLLRPGPLLALMQARFSEGAEAEQVKRVYIKTLHDRVLKPEQQDAMVKRWPPSQVFALESDHSPFFSTPFQLFTSLLKASASIPSN, via the exons ATGGGGGAGGTGGCCAACAATAACGAaggagaagcagcagcaggaggaggaggagaaagagagtcgTCTCCGGCATCGCCGCACTTTGTGATGGTGCATGGAATATGGCACGGGGGATGGTGCTGGTACAAGATCAGGTGCCTCTTGGAGAGCTCCGGCTACAAAGTCTCTTGTCTTGACCTCAAGGCCGCCGGAATCCACCCATCCGAAGCCTCCTCCGTTCTCACCTTCGATGATTACAACCAACCTCTCATCGACTTCCTCTCTGCTTTGCCTCCCCATGATcaa GTGATATTGGTTGGGCACAGTGCTGGCGGGTTGAGCGTGACGGACGCCATTCATAAGCTTGGGAAGAAGATTCATGTCGCCATCTACGTGGGTGCCACCATGTTGCGTTCCGGTTTCTCCACCGACCTCGATATCCAGGAG GGTTCACCAGATTTATCCgatgaactagggtttggattggGACCAGACCAGCTTCCCACCAGCTGCTTTGTGAAGAAAGAATTTCAGCGCAAGCTCATGTACAGCTTGAGCCCTCTAGAG GACTCAATCCTTGCATCAATGCTATTGCGTCCAGGACCACTATTGGCGTTAATGCAGGCACGGTTCAGTGAGGGAGCCGAAGCGGAACAAGTGAAGAGGGTATACATAAAGACGCTGCATGACCGGGTCCTCAAGCCCGAGCAGCAAGATGCAATGGTTAAAAGGTGGCCACCTTCCCAGGTGTTTGCTCTGGAGAGTGACCACAGCCCCTTCTTCTCCACTCCCTTTCAGCTCTTCACCTCTCTGCTCAAGGCCTCTGCTTCTATTCCTTCCAATTAA
- the LOC122651659 gene encoding uncharacterized protein LOC122651659 isoform X2, with the protein MFDCVPSAPLTCSGVVTLKLGLLRCNWKVRFCRTEFFRRIDYCRSSKLSNDFSSVRLGTRNGVQFAGASFNRNGGEIDDVSPFDLVRLSRNSDALGSRNHDIYDELGLKEEDGKEEDVRFNPTAASGFSGGRTEDDNSSTASVSSNVDFLELKSDLENGERTTRSSGSLETEDVIRTEGTGSTYDKLGPSIGSSGLRSGRQMIRRSSMLAKQVISVQSALSLGFISQLWVDTCSWLVIMVEVRPSLLSGETERFVLKDICQVGDVVLVKDESVLENEFKMIGLDTLVGYNVITPNKRNIGKVSTFALFVEDVLEVVSDTVVVHETAASRIQRLTKGLLDNRNVDASQDEFGEYGSFDSRSARVDHNQSSQKNYSSRQFGSKMKEIEEDWHLPMDYL; encoded by the exons ATGTTCGATTGCGTTCCTTCTGCTCCATTAACTTGTTCCGGCGTTGTAACCCTCAAGTTAGGGTTACTGAGATGTAATTGGAAAGTAAGATTCTGCAGAACCGAGTTCTTTCGAAGGATTGATTACTGTCGTTCCTCAAAACTCTCAAATGACTTCAGTTCAGTTCGGTTAGGCACTCGAAACGGAGTTCAATTTGCTGGTGCTTCTTTTAATCGTAATGGAGGTGAGATAGATGATGTCAGTCCATTCGATCTTGTAAGGTTGAGTCGTAATTCAGATGCTTTGGGATCCAGAAACCATGATATTTATGATGAATTGGGTTTAAAGGAGGAAGATGGAA aagaagaagatgttcgTTTTAATCCGACAGCAGCAAGCGGTTTCAGTGGTGGGCGAACGGAAGATGATAACAGTAGCACCGCATCAGTGTCTTCGAATGTCGATTTTCTCGAATTgaagagtgatttggaaaaCGGGGAGAGAACAACCAGGAGTTCGGGGAGTCTGGAGACCGAGGATGTGATTCGAACCGAAGGAACTGGTTCAACGTATGACAAGCTAGGGCCGTCCATTGGGAGTTCGGGACTCCGAAGCGGAAGGCAAATGATAAGGAGATCGAGCATGTTGGCAAAGCAAGTAATTAGCGTGCAATCTGCTCTTTCCTTGGGTTTTATCTCGCAACTTTGGGTTGACACCTGCTCA TGGTTGGTTATCATGGTAGAGGTCAGGCCGAGCTTGCTTTCTGGAGAAACAGAAAGGTTTGTTCTGAAGGATATCTGCCAG GTTGGTGATGTTGTGCTTGTTAAGGATGAAAGTGTATTGGAGAATGAATTTAAAATGATTGGACTGGACACTTTG GTAGGATACAATGTCATAACACCTAACAAACGCAACATTGGAAAG GTAAGCACATTTGCTTTGTTTGTTGAGGATGTGCTTGAAGTAGTATCTGATACTGTGGTAGTGCATGAAACTGCAGCATCCAGGATTCAAAGATTGACAAAG GGTCTGCTGGATAATCGGAATGTTGATGCTTCACAAGATGAGTTTGGAGAATATGGCAGCTTTGATAGTCGATCTGCTCGAGTTGATCATAACCAATCCAGTCAGAAAAATTACAGTAGCAGACAGTTCGGGTCCAAAATGAAGGAAATTGAGGAAGATTGGCATCTCCCGATGGATTATTTATGA
- the LOC122651659 gene encoding uncharacterized protein LOC122651659 isoform X1 has protein sequence MFDCVPSAPLTCSGVVTLKLGLLRCNWKVRFCRTEFFRRIDYCRSSKLSNDFSSVRLGTRNGVQFAGASFNRNGGEIDDVSPFDLVRLSRNSDALGSRNHDIYDELGLKEEDGKEEDVRFNPTAASGFSGGRTEDDNSSTASVSSNVDFLELKSDLENGERTTRSSGSLETEDVIRTEGTGSTYDKLGPSIGSSGLRSGRQMIRRSSMLAKQVISVQSALSLGFISQLWVDTCSWLVIMVEVRPSLLSGETERFVLKDICQVGDVVLVKDESVLENEFKMIGLDTLVGYNVITPNKRNIGKVRGYTFNVNSGAVESLELDSLGISIIPSSLVSTFALFVEDVLEVVSDTVVVHETAASRIQRLTKGLLDNRNVDASQDEFGEYGSFDSRSARVDHNQSSQKNYSSRQFGSKMKEIEEDWHLPMDYL, from the exons ATGTTCGATTGCGTTCCTTCTGCTCCATTAACTTGTTCCGGCGTTGTAACCCTCAAGTTAGGGTTACTGAGATGTAATTGGAAAGTAAGATTCTGCAGAACCGAGTTCTTTCGAAGGATTGATTACTGTCGTTCCTCAAAACTCTCAAATGACTTCAGTTCAGTTCGGTTAGGCACTCGAAACGGAGTTCAATTTGCTGGTGCTTCTTTTAATCGTAATGGAGGTGAGATAGATGATGTCAGTCCATTCGATCTTGTAAGGTTGAGTCGTAATTCAGATGCTTTGGGATCCAGAAACCATGATATTTATGATGAATTGGGTTTAAAGGAGGAAGATGGAAA agaagaagatgttcgTTTTAATCCGACAGCAGCAAGCGGTTTCAGTGGTGGGCGAACGGAAGATGATAACAGTAGCACCGCATCAGTGTCTTCGAATGTCGATTTTCTCGAATTgaagagtgatttggaaaaCGGGGAGAGAACAACCAGGAGTTCGGGGAGTCTGGAGACCGAGGATGTGATTCGAACCGAAGGAACTGGTTCAACGTATGACAAGCTAGGGCCGTCCATTGGGAGTTCGGGACTCCGAAGCGGAAGGCAAATGATAAGGAGATCGAGCATGTTGGCAAAGCAAGTAATTAGCGTGCAATCTGCTCTTTCCTTGGGTTTTATCTCGCAACTTTGGGTTGACACCTGCTCA TGGTTGGTTATCATGGTAGAGGTCAGGCCGAGCTTGCTTTCTGGAGAAACAGAAAGGTTTGTTCTGAAGGATATCTGCCAG GTTGGTGATGTTGTGCTTGTTAAGGATGAAAGTGTATTGGAGAATGAATTTAAAATGATTGGACTGGACACTTTG GTAGGATACAATGTCATAACACCTAACAAACGCAACATTGGAAAG GTGCGAGGATACACTTTCAATGTTAATTCAGGCGCTGTGGAATCACTTGAGCTTGATTCTTTAGGGATTTCAATTATTCCATCCAGTTTG GTAAGCACATTTGCTTTGTTTGTTGAGGATGTGCTTGAAGTAGTATCTGATACTGTGGTAGTGCATGAAACTGCAGCATCCAGGATTCAAAGATTGACAAAG GGTCTGCTGGATAATCGGAATGTTGATGCTTCACAAGATGAGTTTGGAGAATATGGCAGCTTTGATAGTCGATCTGCTCGAGTTGATCATAACCAATCCAGTCAGAAAAATTACAGTAGCAGACAGTTCGGGTCCAAAATGAAGGAAATTGAGGAAGATTGGCATCTCCCGATGGATTATTTATGA